The genome window TTTGATGAGAGAAGTTTGCCACGTCAATCCTACACCAACATCTCCGTCACTATATTTGGCATCTTCAAATTGATGTCAATTGCTGTACTTTTGCTTTTTTGCGTTGACTTTGACTCAGGTTGACTTTTCGAAAGAGAGTGAACAGAAATTGTGCAGCTCGCATAGTTCAAATGTGTTCTAATAAAACAGAAACCACAACCGATGGATTGGTTATATGTATTGCGTATAAATGGTGTTGAAAGAAAGATTCAGAGCCGGTCGGTCATTTCTAACCGTCCGATGCTCCAGATCGGTCCAGAACAACGTGGAATCCTTATGCAGCTCCCCCATAAGGCACACAAAACGTTTCTCTGTGATGGTTCAAACGTCACGATTTacgaaacagaaaacaaaaacacaCATCACGATGGACGGTACAGATCTCATGCCCGAAGCACGGAGATCCCCCCCAAAAACAAATGTatctctaaaacagtttcaacgtTACGAAACAGGAAACGAAAAAAGAATAACACGATGGACGGTAGAGATCGCGCGCCCGCATCGTGGAGCCCTTGGCTGGGAGCTACTCCCAAATGATGGGCTCACGAGGCGGGGCGCGGAATGGTGAGCCGCTCCTCGATTGGCGGCCGGAGGGCGCCTCGTCGGCGTGCCCGAAGCACACGCTTCCGCCGCCGTAGGGGACTCCGCCCCTCGGTGCCGCCGGCGGAACCCAGGATATGCTCCCGAACCCGCCCGCCTCGTGGCGCCGGGCACCACTGTTCCTCCAGACCCCGCCCATGCCGGCCGCTTGCGCCCCGTACGCCGCTGCCGCCGAGGTATATTGCCGGTGAAGGTGGTGggggtggtgatggtggtggttgTGGTGATGTTGCGGGCCCGTGCCGCTGTTCTGGCCCAGATTAGGCGTGCTGCTTACCCGATGCATCCCACCGCCGCTCAGGTTGGGCGTGCTCTGGACCCGTTGCATGCTGCCGCCGAGAGGGGCGTTGGGACGGAGGGCGAGGAGGGCGGCGGGGCCATCGATGGTGGAGGTGGGGGAGGTGAAGGCGGAGGAAGCGGACGAGACGGTGAACATGGGGCGCCGAGGGCTGGTGGGTGCGGCGGTGTTGATGGCGTCAACGTAGCGCTGGTCGAGGGTGGCGGCGGGACGGTGGCAGCCAGAAGCCGAGGCGGCAGAGGGGGAGGCGAAGAGGAAGAGGCGGAAGCGGGGGGACGAGGCGAAGGAGGGGGAGCAGGGGTGAAGGGCGTCGAGCCGGTCGTACTCCTCGAGCATGTGGACGAGTTCCTCGTCGCAGGTGACGGTGACGAGGGTGTCGAGGTCTTCGGACACCAGCTGGTACTTGATCAGCTCGCAGCGGCGGAACATCCCCTGGATCCGCTCCTTGAGCTCTGCCACCCATGCATGCACGACATTGACGTCCACGAAAGATGGCATTAGTGCATGAGGTGGTGGAGAGTGCAGACCTGAGAAGGAGATTGAGCGGGGGACGCCAAGGACGCGAGTGTCGCCGCCGACGTACTTTAGGAGGCCATCGTAGGGGCGGGGGAGGATCTTGCCGCCGTAGCTGCAGAGGAACTTAAGCCGGTTCCTCGGGGACATCGACGACGGCGAAGAGGAGTCGTCGTCGTCGCCTGCTGCTGCGGCTGTTGCCATGAGGCGTCAACGTTATGGCCTGCTTCGAATTCAACCAGCTGGAGGAACAAAAAAGAAGCAGGTTTGGCACGGTGAGCAAGCTCGACCTAATCCTCACTGTTGTGCAACCTTGACGACGATCGAAAGAATCCTAATTCTCGCCACAATCCACTCTGTTTTGCTCACCGACTACCTATCGTATTAATCCTACAACCTACGTCGCGAACATCCGTCTGCCAAGACCGAACTATCTTGCATCAAATCTATGACCTACATTATAATCATCGCACTAACACTTTGGATGATCGATCTCAAAAGGAGTCCGCTTAGAACACGCGGAGGGATAAGAAATCCACCCCAGgaattaatgagaaatagatgggAACCTCCGCAACCTTTTCTTAGGGTTCTAATTCGCTCCCAACAAGCAAAATACGATTTTTTTCTTTCCTAGAACatcaagataaaagaaaaaaaaaggggggggaggGAACAAAACCCATCATCAGTGATCCCCAAGATTCGAGACGGACACGAGGGAGAGGAGGGACGCCATCGAACCAAGCAGAAAAACTCCGCCAAGTGAAGATTCGAGACGGAAACAGAGGACAGGGCCAGAAATCCCTAAAAGACAGATCAGAGAGGGATAACGGAGGAAAAGAAAGAACTCGCCTTTATCCGAGTGGaatccttcctcttccttcctgGTAGCCGTCGAATGGGACGGACGATAGTTGGGGAGGGACGGGGCTTAAAAAGGTCCAACGAGCAGCGCCTCCGACCACAGATTTTGGCGACTCTCCTCCGATACGGCCGCTGTCGCTCCAACTCTGCCTTCCGCCTTTTCGAGAATTAGAACGGCAACCAACTCATTTTTAGATTTGAGGAAGGAGGCTACGAATCTGATAAATAGATTTGGTATATCTAACGGTATACGGTTATAGAAATATGTTAAGCACATATACACTTTTGAATCGGCATTTATGTTTTGTATGAAATAATAATTGAATCTCCAGTGAGTCCATCAAACTTAGAAGGATAGGATTGAGATTTTGATTGAAAGAAAGGCATtatgtgataataataataataaagcaaaTATTTTTTGTGCTATAAAACATTACAACTTGTACTCATTGTATTTAGTcttttgaaattttaaattacTTTAATGcatttaaatgatattataatgattaaaatattaggaatatttgaaatcttttaatctttttttggtcaaattatttaatattaaccGTTGAATTACGATTAATTAACTTGAATTTTATATATTGGTGCTGATGAGAGACATGTATGAAGACAAATATGTTATTTCCAAGcattgaaaatatgaaaaataatcaaAGACTCATCCAATTTTAAACTTACTTCAATGataatatatgtttttttttctcctttctttgattgtttttggtttaatcattcaaAAATAAGCGAGTGAAAGAATTTCAAACAAAGAAAAATTCCCAAATTTTGGATTCATAATTGCTTTTGGAATTGCTTTGGTATCATTAATAAAGGGAAATGATGAAAACAAGGCAGGTGTAAGGTTGATGGTCATAATTGCTTTTGGAGTCTTCTCTGCACTTTATCTGTGAGGATGTCTGTGTTTTTTTATTGGGGGataaaagaaattaaaagatAAGCAGACAACTTTGAAGTTACTAAGAGGGAATTGgatacaaaaagaaagaaaaaaaaatacaacaaaaattAAGGAGTTCATTTCAGAAAGATAAGATGGCAAGAGGTCCTCAATATACTATTTCTCTGAATTCCTCTAATAGCCCAAAAGAGAAATGATAAACTAATGTTTGAAAAAGACaaaatgactttttttttattttcatttttagaaCTGTTAGAGATCATAGTATATCAAACCACTATTTGAGAAGAAGGCAAAGCAAACCAAAATATAGTTCATGTGCTCACCAAGGATGAAACAATAAGAAGAGTTTGAGAGACTTAAAAACCAAGTACTATTTGATAGAAACAGTAATGCTTAAATCATGAGGCCTTAATAACATCAAAAAGCAAGAGAaaagttttttattttctctctcaatctatatgtgtttgtttgtgtgttggcaaaaACACAGAAGACAATGTCTAAATTCCAAGGAGCTTTTTGCATGCCCTAAGGagcttccctttcttcttcttccttgaagaccttacctcctcctcctcctgctgctccTGCTCTACAAACTCCCCATCTCCATCACCAGTGTCATGCATCCTCCAGTAGCCTCCTGCAGCAGAGGAAGGCTTCCTCATGGAGAAGGCCCTCCTCACCATGTTGTGAAGGCTGGTGGTGCCATTGTCCCGGAACCTCTGAGAGGCAGAGCCGCAGTTCCTGCCAAGTATCGCCCCATTCCTCTGGTGGCCCTCCTCCCCCTCCTGAATCTTCACACCAGCTTCCTCTGGTGTGGGTTCTTTTGGTTCAAGGGAGAAGGTGAGGTCTGACAAGTCTGTGGAACTCAGCTTGGTCGTGATGCCAGTGCTCACTCCCATCTTGGAATACCCATTCATCTTGCTGCCAAACTGAGAAATGGCAGGAAAGGGAAGCTCCTGGCAAGACAAAATGAACAACAAAGAGTGGAGATGTAGGGTTTGGTAGGTGATGATGGTGGCAGCGAGGGTGGTGTATTGGGTAGTGGGAGATGGAGTGGTGGAAGGGGGACAAAGAAGTAGCAGGTGGGTGGTGGAGCTAGAATTGTGGGATGAGCTGGCGCATCATGAAGCAGGAAAGGTCAAAGGTGATGATGTGCAAGTTGCTTACCAGTGTGGCTATAAACCAAAACTGTTCTTGCATGATATGAATTCTTTAAGCTAACTAGGAATGTGATTAAAGGATTTAGGAAACAAAGAGAAATATAGACTTCTTTGAATTCCATCCAGGAAGGAGATTAGCTCAGTAGATAAAAAGTAAAGCTCCTGTGGATCTACAACATATTTTTGTTAGCATATAAACATTTtacagatatttttttaaaaaataaaatatattgtatgagattttaaatctTCAATCTTTTCCAAATCCATCACTATGGGAGTAATATTTTATGTATACAACAATAATGATGAGAAAACAATAAATCTCAATTAtgtataaatcaataaaaatacattgaataaaatttcaaatattcAATCCCTAATAAATAGATCTGGTATATCGCCATCAGATTAATTTTCAAGGTATAGATGACCATAGATTACACTATTGTTAAGCATGTAAATGACCATGGTTTTTACATGATCCAATTTGTAGTCCTTGTTAGTGGTAAGATTTGAGCTTAAAGATGGCATTGATCTCTTGTGGACTAATCATAGAAGCAATACTAAAAAATGATCTTAATAATCAAACAAGCCTTATAATGAAGATGATGATGTCATGTGACCTTATATTGGATACAAAAGAGTATAACCCTTTATGTCAttcatttattattaaaaaaaaagaaaggcaaaTCTGTACCCCAGCACTAAAAATGTAGCTACTGCCACTTTTAAAGAGAAATGACCTTAACCTGTGTTACAAGAATATGAATATTTATTAAAATGATCTTACCCCATGTGTTACATAAATATGAATATGTCTAAAGAAACTTTGATATCAAACTGTTAACGAACTTCCAATAGAACAATCATTTCGGGCAGTATCTTTTCATTTTTCATGCTACAAAAAACAACTGAAAGAGAACAGAAAACATTCACAATAAACAAGTTAAGATGAatgatgtagagagagagagagagagagagagagcgagagagagagagagagagagagatccacaATTTAAGGCACTGGATCTCCTTTTCTAGCATATGCATTATTATTGTTCAAGCATTCCAAAAGCAATCTTTAAGTTGGACAAGATGATGACTGAAATTAGAGAAAAGAAATCATTTTGGTATCCTGTTTTGCAATTGCAATAATCTATATAGCAAGATAGAGATGGAACAACCAAATCCAATTTTGAGTTTGAAACAATTGAGCCATCGTTAACTCCAATCTCCCGGAGCTCTGTCTCCAACTAGTTCACAATTTCTACTCCTGTGAGTGGACTTCCAGCATGAAGTTGAAGAGCACAATCACCCACAACCTACAACACAAACCAAGGAGAACAATTGGAACTCTCAACCCAAAGAGCTCATCCAAGTGTCGTAGGAACAAGAATTTCTGTACAATCAGTTCTCAGGCAACTTTGTAAAACTCATGTCTATCAAAAGTAGTACAGTAATTCATCTAGAAAGATTTCCTTTTTGCTTATTCCACAAATGCATTGGTATCGAATTGCATTATCACGTCCAACATTTAGATAACACCACCATgacctcaaaaataaatttaaaataatttgctCAACCTTGTAAAATGCACCCTTCTGCCTAGCACATCGTCACATGCAAAATTATACTAAACTGAGACTAATGGCATCAGTATGCATACCCTACTGTGCACATAGattctaattatttattttgaatgCATTAAATGAAATACAGGCAAGTAATTATGACCACGAGGATACCATTTTTGAGGTTTTCATCCATCTATGCAAATGTTCCCTTCAATTTAGATGTTGCATCAACGTTACATGACGTTAAACAACAGCTGGTTATGTGAAGCTTTTTCATCCATTAAGCTATGTATAAAGGCGCTGTCTCTAGTGTATATCTATTAAAACTAGTTCCATGAAATACAAGCAGACATGAATAGCTAAGCCAACAGTTGGATTATCTGCTGAGTAACCTTAGATATGGTTGatttattgatttcttgatgctaCGCTATAATTCTCCAACAGTTGAATTTCACCAAAAGCAGGCATGAAAACCTcaagatgaaaatgcaaaaatgacaaattaaattatttaatacaaGGTGggagaaatataatatatataccttAGCCATTGTTCTGTAGGAGTACTCGGTAACACCAGCAACATGAGGTGTGATTAAAACATTGGGAAACTTTAGAATTGGATCTTCAGGATCAAATGGCTCTGTCCAAGCAACATCAATAGCTAAGCCACCCAAATGACCTGATTGAAGGTGCTGATGGACAGCATTGTAATCCAGTAAGCCTCCTCGAGCAATATTTACCAGAAGTGAGCCCTTCAAATGGAATAATATATTAGTAATACCTAACAGTAACATCTCTTCTTCTGTGTCTACATAGCAAACTGTAGCTTAACTCACAATGCACTTCAGATATGACAAAACAAAATTTTATTGTGCGTAAGAGGTCAAAAGAATTGCCAGTTTAAATCTTAGTTTTTGATGTTCCAACCTTTCTCATTGACGAGAGGAATCTTCCATTCACGATACCAGCCTGAAATTTCCAtaattttttgataagtaaagAACCAAGAAAGAAATATGATAGGAAAGACAAAAGAAATAAGACAGACTGTTGCAGCATTTAAAGCCAAGCAGGTAACAACTATATCAGCCTCTCCAGCAAATTCATAAAGGTTTTCTGGGCCACCTTTCTTATCAACCAAGTGATCAATTTCGTCATTTGGTGCACCTGAGGCTGGATAAAGGACAGAAAGCAAGAGTCTCAAAACCAAGACAATGCTTATGCTTACAGAACTCAGACAAACATCACACATACCATTTGGTGGCAGTGACACTGAAGTCCAGTTCCTTTTAGTTGCAAGAATTTTAACTCCAAATGGTCGTAGCCTCTTTGCTAGATCAACTCCGATAGCTCCAAATCCCAGAATAAAAACCTGCAGTTTAAACAATCATCAGATGCATGCTATGTGaactaataaaacaaaaattggaCTAAAAGTTCTTAGATATGATAGTATTCTGGGAGGCTAAAAGTAAACTTATACTTGAGGAAAGAGGATGTTGATGTCCCTCTGTCAGACACTTCAAAACACAATTTCTTACCAAATGCAGCCTCATCTCCCAAATTAGGAATAAAAGAAAGCCAAATCTGTGTTAGCCACAATGAGGAATATATTTGTTATCAAGTAATACTCCATGAGATAAAAGTGAACATAGATCGTATGCTGTAATTTGTTATGATTTACAACAAATAAATATACAACTTTTAGTTTCAGGTATATCTCACCAGGTATCATTATTTCTTGCAGCAAGTAACAGAAAAAGCCATCTATGACAAAATGTAGATTGGGTCATGCAGCATTCATAAAATGCATTAGGTCAGTTGCTGAGAAGAAATATGCGCCCAAGGCAAATTATCAGCAAacttgaaatttaaaaaaattgtgACAAATTTCGATGATTGTGATACCAACCACATCAAATAATGCCAGTTGAGTTGGCACTTCGTGCCAATAGTGACATTAGTATTGCCCCATGTAATTCTCATGTCAACCATGTAGAATGCTGCAAGTTCAGTCAGTACTTCATGCCAACACTGATGCTAGAACTAATGCCCCCTTACATTGGTGTAATAATATCACCAGGCTTGACCACGGATGTTACAATAATGGGCCTGATGGCCAATACAGATTAATAGGTGCTTTTCCAGTAGGGTAAAGGGCCTACAGGCAAGCTATACTCCTAATCTCCCGGACACTATACCCTAACATGTCCATTGTTTTCTTATTTCCCCTTTTCATAGATAATTTGTTGATGAACCATGCCAAGCGAATTATAAGTTGAACTGAACCAAAATTCCCTTATCCAAACCCTTATATTGATATATTCATTGTATCTTCTCGCTCGACATTGAGGTTCCTTCTTCATATGCAGACTACTGCAAAGAAGTCAAAGTTCAGCCGAGTGCACCATACCATGCAAAGAAGCACAACCCTAATTCATTCACAAAAATGCAAAAGTCAGCCATGATCTGTCCACCGCTGCAGATACTGGAGAAAACCTAGAAACAAGGTATGAGCTTTTGCttgttttcttcctctttttccttttctttctttttccagtCCTTTCATGCTGCTGAGGCATCTACATTAGCAACACAGAACCTTACTGTCATAGTTAAGATTCCGTTAGTTCTTCTCATttgttctcttcttttttcttgtaaTCTATGCCATTGGCACACTTTAGTAGCATGCCAGGCGACAAGTGATATCCACAACTTTAAAAGTGTTAAATAGGCTATGAATACAGAACATAACAATGTTAAGCTAATAAATTAATCAAGAAAAGTTAAACATACTGTTTTCCCAAGTAGGGTTTCTCCCACTGGCACTCCTAAATTTTTCAGTTTTACAGCATTGTCCATCTCTTTCTGCAAGAAAACAAAGGCAGCTTACACGAGCAAATCATCTATTGATATCACAAACAAAAGAAACTTCAgatgatgaaaaagaaaaagcaagaaTAGGTTTTGCAAGCCAGTGATGGTAAGACACATAGTTTGTATTGTTTCTGCAATTCCTTTTGCAAATTTTGTTTACATTTAAAAGAGCACCTTATATTCTGAATCTAACATATTTAGCAAATTGTTGCAACACGTCAGGTTAGTAGTTTGGTAAAAATAGCACTTTCTTGGTTTGCTGGTTATCAAAAAATGGCACAGAAGAAAGTGAACATGCAAGCTGAAGACTGAAAAGTAACTCAGCAACTTATATTGACTTAACAGAATATGCACGTCCTACCTATTTATTTAATACCATCAACATAGGCAAATAGATAATCATTGATTACATGAAAAGTGTAGTCAACAGTATGATGCAttgttcaatatatatatatcagatttTCCAACATCATAATTAGTTAATTGCAATAATTGGATTTAGCCACACATCAGAAGTGAGGGGTTTATGATGGTACAATGGTTAGGTGGACTCAGTAACATCAGCCAAAACAATGTCTGCTTACCATTCCACAACCAAAGCCTAGTTCAAGTTCTGTTTGATGAAATCCTCTCTATCATCATATTTGATTCCAATTTCATAGCACAAATTCCTCCCCCACCTCGACAAATAATGTGGGCTAGAGGCTCATAATACCAACTTACAGGATTAGCAGGCCTATAAGCTTCTATTTTGACAACTACAGGtattagatcagatctattgcTGTAATGTGCAATAAATAAGTCAGACTAGGAAAGGGATATCCATGTACAGCCCATGAGATATGTCATGATGTGAAGCTACCATTAGACCGTAGGTCTCATATGCCACCAAATAGAAACAATGATTCTGGATTATGTATTGAACCTTGAAGAGAATATCAAACCTTCGAAGGGGGAGTTGTGACTGCCCAATTTATTTATATTAGAAATGGGAAGAACAGTATGATTATATATAAGGCTATGTGGGCTCACCAATGGTAATCCAGATTTACATATTTTGGTCATGTGGCTAAAGGCCCATTAGATTGGCCAATGGACCTATCAGGTTAGGTTGAGACACCATCACAGGTTGCAGAGTAGGAATATTGGGAGTTTAAGatattcaaaaaaatttaatatatgcTATAACTAGCTTCTGAAATTTTACCTATGAGACTATGACATCTCATTTTGTcagttttcattttcattttgataTCAAAAACAAAACTTTATCTAGTCATCTATGTCCATGCAGAGCTTACATGTCTCGTGATCCTCATTAGATTTTGGGTTTTAATTCAATATGACATCAGACAAAGAACTAGACATCATGTAGCAAAACAATATCAAGTAGCAACAGCATTTAGCACTTGACTGCATAAATTGGAACTTATAGCAAAAAAAGGAACAGAAAGAAAGACAACACAAATAGAATAAACTAATAAAAGTTTACAAAATCAAAAACCTACTTGCTTCCTTAGAAGACCCAAAATTAAATATATCGCCATTTCTGCACATGATGCAGCATTTCCAGTACTGCTTCCAGGGATTCTTGCAACTTTAATATTACATCTAGTAGCTGCCTCAATGTCCACTCCTAAAGTGTTGTTGGACTATGTTATAATGTATGCTTCGTTGGATTAGAGATAACAAGTTCACAGTCAAGTAAACTAGTCATAAAAATATCAATGATGGCCAATTGATTAATTAAAAATCATTGATTAATAACTTTCAGGCACCTTCAAGCCCAACACCAAACTGCATTAAAAGCTTCATCTGAACTGCTTTGTCAATAACCGTTGCATCAAAGCGCCGATTTTTTACCACACATATGTGGTATCTGTGAATAACATTAGGCACCTCATCAAGAGGTACTTCATCAACCTGCAAGGAGATACTGAAATGATGACCAACGGAAACAGTACTGGATAAATCTATTCTTAATCTAACCAAATCAAGATCTAAGTCAAATTGGCTATATCTAAAAAATAGACTAAATTATCATTACATggaagtgaaaaagaaaaaagaatgcttGCACTGTGTGGTTGGCAAAGGCATGATTTTCACCATTGGTAAATTGCAGCAaagataaacttttttttttgggcCCGTTTTACTATATTGTAGGAATGTATTGTGATCATTACTCATTTATGAATGAAAAATGCATCTATGAATGAATCTAAGCACAAATCAAGCCATTTGAAAGCAAAAGCAAATAAACTAaagaaaaagatcaaaatttAACTTGAACCACAGAATAATGCAAAGCTTTCATTAAATCGAAACTCGATTTAATGTTTAACTAAAAAAATGTAAAAGTAAGGAGAGGGAGGATTTCagtttgaaaagaaaaaagagatacaaaaggaGGAGGTTACTGGATGAAGAAAAGGGACCTAGGAGATATCAGAGCATGGCCAGTAGCCATATATGCAATGGTCAAAATCTGGACAGACCGCCCAGTATGCTTACCTGGTATGAGTTGGTATTTCACTGGTCCATATACCAACCTCCAATCGCACTGGTAAAACCTGATTTACAATCAGATTGGTAAAAACCAATTAATACTTACCACCAGTTCCACATTTTGCCTGAACCGGTACCATATGTACTGGTCCGATGGCCATATTCCTAAACCCTAAACTAAGGATATAGGTATTGCCTGCAATCGAAATTGTTCAGATCACTCCAT of Musa acuminata AAA Group cultivar baxijiao chromosome BXJ2-3, Cavendish_Baxijiao_AAA, whole genome shotgun sequence contains these proteins:
- the LOC135584889 gene encoding uncharacterized protein LOC135584889 isoform X3 — encoded protein: MAGVLLGHAVRVSARRLRDFLRMGDGVEKSHNDITNVLFCGFHFPASQNYTREYLKGYPFIKVDEVPLDEVPNVIHRYHICVVKNRRFDATVIDKAVQMKLLMQFGVGLEGVDIEAATRCNIKVARIPGSSTGNAASCAEMAIYLILGLLRKQKEMDNAVKLKNLGVPVGETLLGKTVFILGFGAIGVDLAKRLRPFGVKILATKRNWTSVSLPPNASGAPNDEIDHLVDKKGGPENLYEFAGEADIVVTCLALNAATAGIVNGRFLSSMRKGSLLVNIARGGLLDYNAVHQHLQSGHLGGLAIDVAWTEPFDPEDPILKFPNVLITPHVAGVTEYSYRTMAKVVGDCALQLHAGSPLTGVEIVN
- the LOC135606562 gene encoding uncharacterized protein LOC135606562 isoform X3, coding for MATAAAAGDDDDSSSPSSMSPRNRLKFLCSYGGKILPRPYDGLLKYVGGDTRVLGVPRSISFSELKERIQGMFRRCELIKYQLVSEDLDTLVTVTCDEELVHMLEEYDRLDALHPCSPSFASSPRFRLFLFASPSAASASGCHRPAATLDQRYVDAINTAAPTSPRRPMFTVSSASSAFTSPTSTIDGPAALLALRPNAPLGGSMQRVQSTPNLSGGGMHRVSSTPNLGQNSGTGPQHHHNHHHHHPHHLHRQYTSAAAAYGAQAAGMGGVWRNSGARRHEAGGFGSISWVPPAAPRGGVPYGGGSVCFGHADEAPSGRQSRSGSPFRAPPREPIIWE
- the LOC135584889 gene encoding uncharacterized protein LOC135584889 isoform X1, with the protein product MAGVLLGHAVRVSARRLRGFPDLPPRLLRSADFLRMGDGVEKSHNDITNVLFCGFHFPASQNYTREYLKGYPFIKVDEVPLDEVPNVIHRYHICVVKNRRFDATVIDKAVQMKLLMQFGVGLEGVDIEAATRCNIKVARIPGSSTGNAASCAEMAIYLILGLLRKQKEMDNAVKLKNLGVPVGETLLGKTVFILGFGAIGVDLAKRLRPFGVKILATKRNWTSVSLPPNASGAPNDEIDHLVDKKGGPENLYEFAGEADIVVTCLALNAATAGIVNGRFLSSMRKGSLLVNIARGGLLDYNAVHQHLQSGHLGGLAIDVAWTEPFDPEDPILKFPNVLITPHVAGVTEYSYRTMAKVVGDCALQLHAGSPLTGVEIVN
- the LOC135584889 gene encoding uncharacterized protein LOC135584889 isoform X4; this encodes MGDGVEKSHNDITNVLFCGFHFPASQNYTREYLKGYPFIKVDEVPLDEVPNVIHRYHICVVKNRRFDATVIDKAVQMKLLMQFGVGLEGVDIEAATRCNIKVARIPGSSTGNAASCAEMAIYLILGLLRKQKEMDNAVKLKNLGVPVGETLLGKTVFILGFGAIGVDLAKRLRPFGVKILATKRNWTSVSLPPNASGAPNDEIDHLVDKKGGPENLYEFAGEADIVVTCLALNAATAGIVNGRFLSSMRKGSLLVNIARGGLLDYNAVHQHLQSGHLGGLAIDVAWTEPFDPEDPILKFPNVLITPHVAGVTEYSYRTMAKVVGDCALQLHAGSPLTGVEIVN
- the LOC135584889 gene encoding uncharacterized protein LOC135584889 isoform X2, whose translation is MAGVLLGHAVRVSARRLRGFPDLPPRLLHFLRMGDGVEKSHNDITNVLFCGFHFPASQNYTREYLKGYPFIKVDEVPLDEVPNVIHRYHICVVKNRRFDATVIDKAVQMKLLMQFGVGLEGVDIEAATRCNIKVARIPGSSTGNAASCAEMAIYLILGLLRKQKEMDNAVKLKNLGVPVGETLLGKTVFILGFGAIGVDLAKRLRPFGVKILATKRNWTSVSLPPNASGAPNDEIDHLVDKKGGPENLYEFAGEADIVVTCLALNAATAGIVNGRFLSSMRKGSLLVNIARGGLLDYNAVHQHLQSGHLGGLAIDVAWTEPFDPEDPILKFPNVLITPHVAGVTEYSYRTMAKVVGDCALQLHAGSPLTGVEIVN
- the LOC135606562 gene encoding uncharacterized protein LOC135606562 isoform X2 — protein: MSPRNRLKFLCSYGGKILPRPYDGLLKYVGGDTRVLGVPRSISFSGLHSPPPHALMPSFVDVNVVHAWVAELKERIQGMFRRCELIKYQLVSEDLDTLVTVTCDEELVHMLEEYDRLDALHPCSPSFASSPRFRLFLFASPSAASASGCHRPAATLDQRYVDAINTAAPTSPRRPMFTVSSASSAFTSPTSTIDGPAALLALRPNAPLGGSMQRVQSTPNLSGGGMHRVSSTPNLGQNSGTGPQHHHNHHHHHPHHLHRQYTSAAAAYGAQAAGMGGVWRNSGARRHEAGGFGSISWVPPAAPRGGVPYGGGSVCFGHADEAPSGRQSRSGSPFRAPPREPIIWE
- the LOC135608015 gene encoding uncharacterized protein LOC135608015, coding for MNGYSKMGVSTGITTKLSSTDLSDLTFSLEPKEPTPEEAGVKIQEGEEGHQRNGAILGRNCGSASQRFRDNGTTSLHNMVRRAFSMRKPSSAAGGYWRMHDTGDGDGEFVEQEQQEEEEVRSSRKKKKGKLLRACKKLLGI
- the LOC135606562 gene encoding uncharacterized protein LOC135606562 isoform X1: MATAAAAGDDDDSSSPSSMSPRNRLKFLCSYGGKILPRPYDGLLKYVGGDTRVLGVPRSISFSGLHSPPPHALMPSFVDVNVVHAWVAELKERIQGMFRRCELIKYQLVSEDLDTLVTVTCDEELVHMLEEYDRLDALHPCSPSFASSPRFRLFLFASPSAASASGCHRPAATLDQRYVDAINTAAPTSPRRPMFTVSSASSAFTSPTSTIDGPAALLALRPNAPLGGSMQRVQSTPNLSGGGMHRVSSTPNLGQNSGTGPQHHHNHHHHHPHHLHRQYTSAAAAYGAQAAGMGGVWRNSGARRHEAGGFGSISWVPPAAPRGGVPYGGGSVCFGHADEAPSGRQSRSGSPFRAPPREPIIWE